A single Streptomyces mirabilis DNA region contains:
- a CDS encoding diacylglycerol/lipid kinase family protein, producing the protein MRALLVVNPAATTTSARTRDVLIHALASEMKLEVVTTEYRGHARDLGRQAGESDDIELVVALGGDGTVNEVVNGLLHNGPDLDRLPRLAVVPGGSTNVFARALGLPNDAVEATGALLDALREDRERAIGLGLAAGTPGTEDEAVPSRWFTFCAGLGFDAGVIGRVEQQRERGKRSTHALYLRQVARQFLDEPHRRHGTITLERPDQDPVTDLVMSIICNTTPWTFLGNRPVYASPKASFDTGLDVLALNRMSTGAVARYATQLLTSSPERGPHGKHALSLHDLTDFTLHSKAPLPLQMDGDHLGLRTSVTFTGVRRALRVIV; encoded by the coding sequence ATGCGTGCACTTCTCGTGGTCAATCCGGCGGCTACCACCACAAGTGCGCGCACGCGCGATGTCTTGATCCACGCGCTGGCGAGCGAGATGAAGCTCGAGGTGGTCACCACCGAGTACCGCGGGCACGCACGGGACCTCGGCCGGCAGGCCGGGGAAAGCGACGACATAGAACTGGTGGTCGCGCTCGGCGGCGACGGCACCGTCAACGAGGTCGTGAACGGTCTCCTGCACAACGGCCCCGACCTGGACCGCCTGCCCCGCCTCGCGGTGGTCCCCGGCGGTTCCACCAATGTCTTCGCCCGCGCGCTGGGTCTGCCCAACGACGCCGTGGAGGCCACCGGCGCCCTGCTGGACGCGCTCAGAGAGGACCGCGAGCGCGCGATCGGCCTCGGTCTCGCCGCGGGCACCCCCGGCACCGAGGACGAAGCCGTCCCCTCCCGCTGGTTCACCTTCTGCGCGGGGCTCGGCTTCGACGCGGGGGTGATCGGCCGGGTCGAACAGCAGCGCGAGCGCGGCAAGCGTTCCACCCACGCCCTCTATTTGCGCCAAGTGGCACGTCAGTTTTTGGACGAACCTCACCGCAGGCACGGAACGATCACACTGGAGCGGCCCGACCAGGACCCGGTCACCGATCTTGTGATGTCCATAATCTGCAACACCACGCCCTGGACGTTTCTCGGCAATCGTCCGGTGTACGCGTCACCTAAGGCTTCGTTCGATACCGGGCTCGACGTACTCGCTCTCAACCGCATGTCGACGGGCGCGGTTGCCCGGTATGCCACCCAGTTGCTCACTTCGTCCCCCGAGCGCGGCCCCCACGGCAAGCACGCCCTGTCTCTGCACGACCTGACCGACTTCACCTTGCATTCGAAGGCGCCGCTCCCCCTCCAGATGGACGGTGACCACCTGGGACTGCGGACCAGCGTGACGTTCACAGGCGTACGCCGTGCACTGCGTGTGATTGTGTGA
- a CDS encoding WhiB family transcriptional regulator encodes MDWRHNAVCREEDPELFFPIGNTGPALLQIEEAKAVCRRCPVMEQCLQWALESGQDSGVWGGLSEDERRAMKRRAARNRARQATA; translated from the coding sequence ATGGACTGGCGTCACAACGCCGTTTGCCGCGAGGAAGACCCCGAGCTCTTCTTCCCCATCGGCAACACCGGTCCTGCGCTGCTGCAGATCGAGGAAGCCAAGGCCGTCTGCCGCCGCTGCCCCGTCATGGAGCAGTGCCTGCAGTGGGCGCTCGAGTCCGGCCAGGACTCCGGCGTCTGGGGTGGCCTCAGCGAGGACGAGCGTCGTGCGATGAAGCGCCGCGCCGCCCGCAACCGGGCTCGTCAGGCCACCGCCTGA
- a CDS encoding sensor histidine kinase, giving the protein MNDLVRQHTALGDSDLEWLHLLVSEWQLLSDLSFADLVLWVPTRDGTRYVSVAQMRPNTGPTSYQDDMVGHLVPRGRRPLLDAALDEGRIVREGDPEWREEVPVRVESIPVRREGRVLGVIARNTNLLTVRTPSRLELTYLQSASDLAQMIAAGSFPFSGQQVDMDASPRVGDGLIRLDADGIVQYASPNALSAYHRLGLASDLVGHHLGVTTAELAPSRGPVDEALSKVASGWAPREFEIESGDGVIQLRAIPLKPKGTRVGSLVLLRDVTELRRRERELITKDATIREIHHRVKNNLQTVAALLRLQARRIESERGREALEEAVRRVGSIAIVHETLSQNLDERVEFDEIADRVLAMVAEISPGKVTGRRTGRFGILDAEVATPLSMVLTEILQNALEHGFREGDRGTVEVSAVRGGTSKETRLLVTVQDDGVGLPEGFDPHRSGNLGLQIVRTLVEGELGGSFDMVAAPERGTQVILDIPVRAHK; this is encoded by the coding sequence ATGAACGACCTCGTCCGCCAGCACACCGCTCTCGGTGACTCCGATCTCGAGTGGTTGCATCTGCTGGTCTCGGAGTGGCAGTTGCTCTCCGACCTCTCCTTCGCCGACCTTGTGCTGTGGGTTCCCACCCGCGACGGCACCCGCTATGTCTCCGTGGCGCAGATGCGGCCCAACACCGGCCCGACCTCGTACCAGGACGACATGGTCGGCCACCTCGTCCCACGCGGCCGCCGCCCCCTGCTGGACGCCGCGCTGGACGAGGGCCGGATCGTGCGCGAGGGCGACCCCGAGTGGCGGGAGGAAGTGCCGGTACGGGTCGAGTCCATTCCGGTACGGCGGGAGGGGCGCGTCCTCGGTGTCATCGCGCGCAACACCAATCTCCTCACCGTGCGCACCCCGAGCCGGCTGGAGCTGACCTACCTCCAGAGCGCGTCCGACCTCGCCCAGATGATCGCCGCCGGCTCCTTCCCGTTCTCCGGTCAGCAGGTCGACATGGACGCCTCCCCGCGGGTCGGCGACGGACTGATCCGTCTCGATGCCGACGGCATCGTCCAGTACGCCTCCCCGAACGCGCTGTCGGCGTACCACCGCCTCGGCCTCGCATCCGACCTGGTGGGCCACCACCTCGGTGTGACCACCGCCGAACTCGCCCCGTCCCGCGGTCCGGTGGACGAGGCGCTGTCCAAGGTCGCCAGCGGCTGGGCACCCCGCGAGTTCGAGATCGAGAGCGGCGACGGGGTGATCCAGCTGCGCGCGATCCCGCTCAAGCCGAAGGGCACCCGGGTCGGTTCGCTCGTCCTGCTGCGCGACGTCACCGAACTGCGGCGCCGCGAACGCGAGTTGATCACCAAGGACGCGACCATCCGGGAGATCCACCACCGGGTCAAGAACAACCTTCAGACGGTGGCGGCGCTGCTGCGGCTGCAGGCCCGGCGTATCGAGTCGGAGCGCGGCCGTGAGGCCCTGGAGGAGGCCGTACGCCGGGTCGGCTCGATCGCCATCGTGCATGAGACGCTGTCTCAGAACCTGGACGAGCGGGTGGAGTTCGACGAGATCGCCGACCGGGTGCTCGCCATGGTCGCCGAGATCTCGCCCGGCAAGGTCACCGGCCGCCGCACGGGCCGCTTCGGAATACTCGACGCCGAGGTCGCCACCCCGCTCTCCATGGTCCTCACCGAGATCCTTCAGAACGCGCTGGAGCACGGCTTCCGCGAAGGCGACCGGGGCACGGTCGAGGTCTCGGCGGTACGCGGCGGCACCAGCAAGGAGACCCGCCTGCTGGTCACCGTCCAGGACGACGGGGTCGGCCTCCCGGAGGGCTTCGACCCGCACCGCTCGGGCAACCTCGGTCTGCAAATCGTACGGACGCTGGTGGAGGGCGAGTTGGGGGGCAGCTTCGACATGGTGGCGGCCCCGGAGCGCGGCACGCAGGTCATCCTGGACATTCCGGTGCGGGCGCACAAGTAG